One segment of Engraulis encrasicolus isolate BLACKSEA-1 chromosome 7, IST_EnEncr_1.0, whole genome shotgun sequence DNA contains the following:
- the atxn3 gene encoding ataxin-3 isoform X1 — MDAIFHEKQEGSLCAQHCLNNLLQGEYFTPVELSSIAQQLDEEERMRMAEGGMGSAEYRTFLQQPSGNMDDSGFFSIQVISNALGVWGLEPILFNSREYQGLRTDPINEKAFICNYKEHWFTVRKLGQQWFNLNSLLTGPELISDTYLALFLAQLQQEGYSIFVIRGNLPECDAEKILRIVRVEQQQRPRLIGEDEAQTSAGGLRMNLNTPQQQGPGLEERVLDPDDEQLRQALALSRQDMEVEDEEADLRRAIQLSMQQEPTTSGSSNFMPVAPKPSSVPAPKASSGPTTLGGSTTGGSTTGSGGQQESLSAEEIRKRRQAYFDRQAQLNTQASTAAQQQDTKPSGSEGK, encoded by the exons CAAGAGGGCTCCTTGTGTGCACAGCACTGCCTGAACAATCTACTCCAGGGTGAGTACTTCACTCCGGTAGAACTGTCATCCATCGCCCAGCAGTTGGATGAGGAGGAGCGGATGAGGATGGCAGAGGGTGGTATGGGCAGCGCGGAATACAGGACCTTCTTGCAG CAACCCTCCGGAAATATGGATGACAGTGGATTCTTTTCTATTCAA GTAATTAGTAATGCTCTGGGTGTGTGGGGATTGGAGCCCATTCTCTTCAACAGTCGGGAATACCAGGGCTTAAGGACAGATCCTAT aaatGAGAAAGCTTTTATATGCAACTATAAGGAACACTGGTTCACAGTACGGAAACTTGGACAACAG TGGTTTAACCTCAATTCATTACTGACGGGACCAGAGTTGATATCAGACACGTATCTGGCACTATTCCTGGCACAGTTACAGCAGGAAG GTTATTCCATATTTGTGATCAGAGGGAACCTGCCGGAGTGTGATGCGGAGAAGATCCTGAGGATCGTGCGTgtggagcagcagcagaggcCGAGGCTGATCGGAGAGGACGAAGCCCAGACCAGCGCTGGTGGTCTCAG GATGAACCTGAATACTCCGCAGCAGCAGGGCCCGGGGCTGGAGGAGAGGGTGCTGGACCCGGATGATGAGCAGCTGAGGCAGGCCCTGGCCCTCAGCCGGCAGGACATGGAGGTGGAGGACGAGGAGGCCGACCTGCGCAGAGCCATCCAGCTCAGCATGCAGCAAG AGCCGACCACGAGTGGGTCGTCCAACTTCATGCCCGTGGCTCCAAAACCCAGTAGTGTGCCTGCCCCTAAAGCCAGCAGTGGGCCTACCACGCTGGGGGGGTCCACCACCGGGGGGTCCACCACGGGCTCCGGGGGCCAACAGGAGAGTCTCAGCGCTGAGGAGATACGCAAAAGGAGACAGGCCTACTTTGACAG GCAAGCTCAGCTCAACACACAAGCctccacagcagcacagcaacaGGACACAAAGCCTTCAG GCTCGGAGGGGAAGTAG
- the atxn3 gene encoding ataxin-3 isoform X2, translating into MRMAEGGMGSAEYRTFLQQPSGNMDDSGFFSIQVISNALGVWGLEPILFNSREYQGLRTDPINEKAFICNYKEHWFTVRKLGQQWFNLNSLLTGPELISDTYLALFLAQLQQEGYSIFVIRGNLPECDAEKILRIVRVEQQQRPRLIGEDEAQTSAGGLRMNLNTPQQQGPGLEERVLDPDDEQLRQALALSRQDMEVEDEEADLRRAIQLSMQQEPTTSGSSNFMPVAPKPSSVPAPKASSGPTTLGGSTTGGSTTGSGGQQESLSAEEIRKRRQAYFDRQAQLNTQASTAAQQQDTKPSGSEGK; encoded by the exons ATGAGGATGGCAGAGGGTGGTATGGGCAGCGCGGAATACAGGACCTTCTTGCAG CAACCCTCCGGAAATATGGATGACAGTGGATTCTTTTCTATTCAA GTAATTAGTAATGCTCTGGGTGTGTGGGGATTGGAGCCCATTCTCTTCAACAGTCGGGAATACCAGGGCTTAAGGACAGATCCTAT aaatGAGAAAGCTTTTATATGCAACTATAAGGAACACTGGTTCACAGTACGGAAACTTGGACAACAG TGGTTTAACCTCAATTCATTACTGACGGGACCAGAGTTGATATCAGACACGTATCTGGCACTATTCCTGGCACAGTTACAGCAGGAAG GTTATTCCATATTTGTGATCAGAGGGAACCTGCCGGAGTGTGATGCGGAGAAGATCCTGAGGATCGTGCGTgtggagcagcagcagaggcCGAGGCTGATCGGAGAGGACGAAGCCCAGACCAGCGCTGGTGGTCTCAG GATGAACCTGAATACTCCGCAGCAGCAGGGCCCGGGGCTGGAGGAGAGGGTGCTGGACCCGGATGATGAGCAGCTGAGGCAGGCCCTGGCCCTCAGCCGGCAGGACATGGAGGTGGAGGACGAGGAGGCCGACCTGCGCAGAGCCATCCAGCTCAGCATGCAGCAAG AGCCGACCACGAGTGGGTCGTCCAACTTCATGCCCGTGGCTCCAAAACCCAGTAGTGTGCCTGCCCCTAAAGCCAGCAGTGGGCCTACCACGCTGGGGGGGTCCACCACCGGGGGGTCCACCACGGGCTCCGGGGGCCAACAGGAGAGTCTCAGCGCTGAGGAGATACGCAAAAGGAGACAGGCCTACTTTGACAG GCAAGCTCAGCTCAACACACAAGCctccacagcagcacagcaacaGGACACAAAGCCTTCAG GCTCGGAGGGGAAGTAG
- the serpina10b gene encoding protein Z-dependent protease inhibitor has translation MRVEFFLLMWSVLCLSPCLSTQDGLSPNVTVSDLTFKNMDFAMDLYRKISGYHDNNIFFSPLCLSTVFTALSLGARGATRDQILKGLNLHLLQQPGNNRIIPELFQQLQRNITQDNALKFQQSMGLFVGHKFVVENEFINHIQGFFGADINTVDFRDAEGSLAAVNEYVMKKTDNKVKQMVSSIEPLTQLMLVDTIFFKGAWELPFNPNNTEKDRFYIDKYNIIQVPMMFKEDEFYNTHDKELKVKVLRLPYVGGSAMLIILPNADVDYTEVDEEITATRFLKWIKALRETKLEVRLPKFKMGQSYAMQKILPSLGITDVFGDNANLTGLSKAPGLQVSEVLHKAVIEVDERGTVAAAATTVGITAYSLPTQFIVNRPFFFLIYHESTNSLMFMGRVIDPSKY, from the exons ATGAGAGTTGAATTCTTCTTGTTGATGTGGTCAGTCCTGTGCCTGTCGCCTTGCCTCTCGACTCAGGATGGCCTGTCACCCAACGTGACGGTGTCAGACCTCACGTTTAAGAACATGGACTTCGCCATGGACCTCTACCGTAAGATCTCCGGCTACCATGACAATAACATTTTCTTTTCTCCACTCTGCCTATCCACCGTCTTCACCGCCCTCTCGCTGGGGGCCCGAGGGGCCACGCGTGATCAGATCCTCAAGGGCCTCAACCTTCATCTTCTGCAGCAGCCTGGCAACAACAGAATCATTCCGGAACTCTTCCAGCAGTTACAGCGGAACATCACCCAGGACAACGCACTGAAGTTCCAGCAGAGCATGGGCCTGTTCGTAGGACACAAGTTTGTGGTGGAGAACGAGTTCATTAATCATATCCAAGGCTTCTTTGGGGCGGACATCAACACTGTGGACTTTCGGGACGCCGAGGGCAGCCTGGCTGCCGTCAATGAGTACGTCATGAAGAAAACTGATAATAAAGTCAAACAGATGGTGTCGTCGATTGAACCCCTCACTCAACTCATGCTGGTCGACACCATTTTTTTCAAGG GTGCCTGGGAGCTTCCTTTTAATCCCAATAACACAGAGAAAGACCGCTTCTACATTGACAAGTACAACATTATCCAGGTGCCCATGATGTTCAAAGAGGATGAATTTTATAACACGCATGACAAGGAGCTGAAGGTGAAGGTGTTGCGTCTTCCATATGTGGGAGGCTCAGCCATGCTGATTATTCTGCCCAATGCTGATGTCGACTACACTGAAGTTGATGAAGAAATCACAGCCACCAGGTTCCTCAAGTGGATAAAAGCTCTGAGGGAAAC GAAACTTGAGGTTCGTCTGCCCAAATTCAAGATGGGACAGTCGTATGCCATGCAAAAAATACTACCAAGTCTTGGGATTACAGACGTCTTCGGAGATAATGCAAACCTAACAGGGTTAAGCAAAGCACCTGGGCTGCAGGTCTCAGAG GTCCTTCACAAGGCTGTGATTGAGGTGGACGAAAGGGGCACTGTGGCGGCGGCGGCAACAACAGTCGGCATCACTGCCTACTCTCTCCCCACCCAATTCATCGTCAACAGGCCTTTCTTCTTTTTGATCTATCACGAGAGTACCAACAGTCTGATGTTCATGGGCAGAGTGATAGACCCCTCTAAATACTGA